A part of Phoenix dactylifera cultivar Barhee BC4 unplaced genomic scaffold, palm_55x_up_171113_PBpolish2nd_filt_p 000319F, whole genome shotgun sequence genomic DNA contains:
- the LOC103696099 gene encoding FCS-Like Zinc finger 8-like translates to MSDNTCLPSPTANNKRPTASSLFPSPRLFSGFSPKGPSDCEAAMSPTSILETKPFSAIGNPFFTGGNQRRSIRDATAPTSANRSRHHPWDNGDSKAIGLGLVDALNNEKIDKQACKPESRMVLFGSQLKLQIPPIQSSSFSPSRSIESPHSPIEFGIKTKNSQLALYSPARRSPMGSTNMEAIVLTSSPRLFTGCLTPSEMELSEDYTCVISHGPNPRTTHIFDNCIVESCGDGVVALRKENRPLANNSGYTSDDFLSFCYACRKNLGQGKDIFVYTGEKAFCSRECRDQEMLFDEEMEKCSGDLSDSL, encoded by the exons ATGTCTGATAACACTTGCCTTCCGTCTCCCACTGCCAATAATAAGAGGCCCACAgcttcctctctcttcccctctccaAGGCTCTTTTCAGGTTTTTCTCCAAAGGGTCCCTCAGACTGTGAGGCTGCCATGAGCCCAACCTCCATACTAGAAACCAAACCCTTCTCTGCTATTGGGAACCCCTTTTTCACTGGTGGGAACCAAAGAAGGTCCATCAGAGATGCTACTGCTCCCACCTCTGCTAATCGGAGCAGACATCACCCTTGGGACAACGGAGACTCAAAAGCCATTGGACTTGGCCTTGTGGATGCTCTCAACAATGAAAAAATTGATAAGCAGGCCTGTAAGCCAGAGAGTAGGATGGTGCTGTTTGGCTCGCAGCTTAAACTTCAGATTCCTCCTATCCAATCCAGTTCCTTTTCGCCATCCCGTTCAATCGAGTCTCCTCATTCACCAATAGAATTTGGCATCAAGACTAAGAATTCCCAGTTGGCTTTGTACTCTCCTGCCCGGAGATCTCCAATGGGGTCGACCAACATGGAAGCTATTGTGCTAACTTCTTCTCCTCGCCTTTTTACGGGCTGCCTTACTCCGAGTGAGATGGAGCTCTCAGAGGACTATACTTGTGTGATCTCTCATGGTCCGAACCCAAGGACCACTCACATATTTGACAATTGCATTGTGGAGAGCTGTGGTGATGGAGTTGTTGCTTTGAGGAAGGAAAACAGGCCCTTGGCTAATAATTCAGGCTATACTTCAGATGATTTCTTGAGCTTCTGCTATGCTTGCAGGAAGAATCTGGGGCAGGGGAAAGACATTTTCGTGTATAC agGTGAAAAGGCATTCTGCAGCCGTGAGTGCCGTGACCAGGAGATGCTGTTTGACGAAGAGATGGAGAAGTGCTCAGGAGACCTCTCAGATTCCCTCTAG
- the LOC103698915 gene encoding F-box/kelch-repeat protein SKIP30-like, with product MSRLIDGLPDEVAIQCLARVPFYFHSKLQLVCHSWRAALQSPELFKTRCEVGASEELLCALAFEPENIWQFYDPLRDCWMTLPVMPSEIRHLARFGVACVAGKLFVIGGGSDRVDPLTGDHDGIFASNEVWSYDPLRREWARRAPMLVHRAMFACCALNGKIVVAGGFTNCRKSISKAEIYDPEADVWEPLPDLRHTHTSTCSGVVIGGKMHVLHKGLSTMQILEDGGQQWTVKDYGWLQGPMAVVHGELYVLSNGCISKQPAENVPDKVVSSASEFQRRIGFGMIGVGDEIYVIGGVIGPGPRNQCIKQLSDVDVLNVRSERPTWRSVSPMTHCCGSILGCALLRI from the coding sequence ATGTCTCGCCTAATTGATGGTCTCCCTGATGAAGTTGCTATCCAGTGCCTTGCACGTGTGCCTTTCTACTTCCATTCCAAGCTGCAGCTAGTTTGTCACTCGTGGAGAGCTGCCCTTCAAAGCCCTGAGCTCTTTAAGACTCGCTGCGAGGTTGGTGCTTCAGAAGAGCTGCTTTGTGCGTTGGCATTTGAGCCTGAAAACATTTGGCAGTTCTATGACCCTCTTAGAGACTGTTGGATGACACTTCCTGTCATGCCATCAGAAATAAGGCATCTTGCTCGTTTTGGTGTGGCCTGTGTTGCTGGAAAACTCTTTGTGATCGGCGGTGGCAGCGACCGGGTCGACCCATTGACCGGAGACCACGATGGAATCTTCGCTAGCAATGAAGTTTGGTCATATGACCCCCTCCGTCGTGAGTGGGCACGACGGGCTCCCATGCTTGTTCACCGTGCCATGTTTGCCTGTTGTGCATTGAATGGCAAGATAGTCGTAGCAGGGGGGTTCACAAACTGCAGGAAATCGATATCGAAGGCTGAGATTTATGATCCTGAGGCAGATGTGTGGGAACCCCTCCCGGATCTCCGCCATACCCATACCTCTACTTGCTCTGGGGTTGTCATTGGAGGGAAGATGCATGTCTTGCACAAAGGGTTATCGACCATGCAGATATTGGAGGACGGCGGGCAGCAATGGACTGTCAAGGACTATGGTTGGCTTCAGGGTCCGATGGCAGTGGTCCATGGGGAGCTGTATGTGTTGAGCAACGGCTGCATTTCAAAGCAGCCAGCAGAGAATGTGCCTGATAAAGTGGTATCATCTGCATCGGAGTTTCAGAGACGGATTGGGTTTGGTATGATTGGAGTGGGTGATGAGATTTATGTGATAGGAGGAGTGATTGGTCCTGGTCCAAGGAATCAATGTATCAAGCAGCTATCTGATGTAGATGTTCTCAATGTGAGGAGCGAGAGGCCAACCTGGCGCTCGGTGTCACCCATGACCCATTGCTGTGGGAGCATTCTGGGGTGTGCTTTGCTAAGGATTTAG